In Micromonospora sp. LH3U1, one genomic interval encodes:
- a CDS encoding GntR family transcriptional regulator — translation MPYEQAEYRRIADLITERIRSGELKAHDKLPSTSELSEEHHVSWATVNRAFGLLHDRGLVYGRQGKGVFVAEGRDSK, via the coding sequence GTGCCCTACGAGCAGGCGGAGTACCGGCGGATCGCCGACTTGATCACCGAGCGGATCAGGTCCGGCGAGTTAAAGGCGCACGACAAACTGCCGTCCACCTCGGAGCTATCCGAAGAACACCATGTCTCGTGGGCGACCGTCAATCGCGCGTTTGGCCTGCTACATGACCGTGGGCTGGTCTACGGCCGACAGGGCAAGGGTGTGTTCGTGGCCGAGGGGCGCGACTCCAAGTAG